One stretch of Chryseobacterium indologenes DNA includes these proteins:
- a CDS encoding bacteriocin-like protein: protein MKNFKKISRDQLKKVNGGGNRDGICQPQYMLICDAVGICGPEPDAACNCYCVPI from the coding sequence ATGAAAAATTTCAAAAAAATTTCTAGAGATCAATTAAAAAAAGTAAACGGTGGTGGTAACAGGGATGGTATTTGCCAACCTCAATACATGCTTATTTGTGATGCCGTTGGAATTTGCGGACCAGAGCCAGATGCGGCTTGCAATTGTTATTGCGTTCCTATTTAA
- a CDS encoding Tex family protein: protein MTTVEFIQKQLDISEKSINNTLQLLAEDCTIPFISRYRKDKTGNLDEIQIEQIAKISKQFDEIVKRKESILKSIEEQNALSPELRQRIEESFDIQELEDLYLPFKKRKKTKADAAKEKGLEPLAKIIMSQKNNDIQFLASKYLNKEVLSEEEALQGARDIMAEWINENMYVRKNLRRLFQRKAVVTSKVVKAKKEEEDAQKFSQYFEWEENLSRTPSHRLLAMLRAEAEGFVKTNVGIDKEEALDFIEKAIIKSNNESSEQIALAIKDSYKRLLEPAISNEALQEAKEKADKKAIEIFSENLSQLLLAPPLGEKRILAIDPGYRSGCKVVCLDEKGDLLHNETLYPHAPQNESGMAMKKIRSMVNAYNIEAISIGNGTASRETEFFIKKIAFDRPLQVFVVSEAGASVYSASKIARDEFPTYDVTVRGAVSIGRRLSDPLAELVKIDPKSIGVGQYQHDVDQTQLKNELDSTVMKCVNSVGINLNTASKSLLSYVSGIGEKMAENIVNYRAENGAFEDRKQLKKVPRLGEKAFQQAAAFVRIAHSKNPLDNSAVHPEAYGIVEKMAKDLGIKANELIANKEKIALVKPENYITGDIGILGIRDILKELEKPGLDPRKAAKIFEFDPNVKSIKDLKAGMILPGIVNNITAFGCFVDLGIKESGLVHISQLKDGFVSDVNEVVKLHQHVRVKVTEVDEARKRVQLSMIL from the coding sequence ATGACGACCGTAGAATTTATACAGAAGCAGCTCGATATTTCTGAGAAGAGCATCAACAATACTTTACAATTATTAGCAGAAGACTGTACCATTCCTTTTATTTCTCGTTACCGTAAGGATAAAACCGGAAATCTGGACGAAATTCAGATTGAGCAGATCGCCAAGATCAGCAAACAGTTTGATGAGATTGTCAAAAGAAAGGAATCTATTTTAAAATCTATAGAAGAACAGAATGCTTTGTCTCCTGAACTTCGTCAAAGAATTGAAGAAAGCTTTGATATTCAGGAATTAGAGGATTTATATCTCCCTTTTAAAAAACGTAAAAAGACCAAGGCTGATGCTGCGAAGGAAAAAGGATTAGAACCTTTAGCCAAGATCATCATGAGCCAGAAGAACAATGATATACAGTTTCTGGCGTCCAAATACCTGAACAAAGAGGTCCTTTCTGAGGAAGAAGCGCTTCAGGGAGCAAGAGATATCATGGCGGAATGGATTAATGAAAATATGTACGTTCGTAAGAACCTGCGCCGTTTGTTTCAGCGTAAGGCTGTTGTTACGTCTAAAGTTGTGAAGGCTAAAAAGGAGGAAGAAGATGCCCAAAAGTTCTCCCAGTATTTCGAATGGGAAGAAAACCTCAGCAGAACTCCTTCTCACAGACTTTTGGCTATGCTGAGAGCAGAAGCGGAAGGTTTTGTGAAAACCAATGTAGGAATTGACAAGGAAGAAGCTCTTGATTTTATTGAAAAAGCCATCATTAAATCTAATAATGAAAGTTCTGAACAGATTGCTTTAGCCATTAAAGACAGTTATAAAAGGCTGTTGGAACCTGCTATTTCTAATGAAGCTTTACAGGAAGCTAAAGAAAAAGCGGATAAAAAGGCAATTGAAATCTTCTCTGAAAACCTCAGCCAGCTACTTCTGGCTCCACCATTGGGCGAAAAAAGAATTCTGGCTATTGATCCAGGGTACAGAAGTGGCTGTAAAGTGGTTTGTCTGGATGAAAAAGGAGATCTTCTTCATAATGAAACCCTCTACCCTCACGCTCCTCAGAATGAATCCGGAATGGCAATGAAAAAGATCCGTTCTATGGTAAATGCTTATAACATTGAAGCCATTTCTATTGGGAACGGAACGGCAAGTCGTGAAACGGAATTTTTCATCAAGAAAATTGCTTTTGATAGACCTTTACAGGTTTTTGTCGTTTCTGAAGCGGGAGCATCTGTTTATTCTGCCAGTAAAATTGCGAGGGATGAGTTTCCAACCTACGATGTTACCGTACGTGGAGCAGTTTCTATCGGAAGGAGACTTTCTGATCCATTGGCAGAACTGGTAAAAATTGATCCAAAATCCATTGGTGTCGGTCAGTATCAGCATGATGTGGATCAGACCCAATTGAAAAATGAATTGGATTCTACGGTGATGAAATGTGTAAATTCTGTAGGAATTAACCTGAATACAGCAAGTAAATCTTTGTTAAGCTATGTTTCCGGGATTGGAGAGAAAATGGCTGAAAATATTGTGAATTACCGGGCTGAAAACGGTGCGTTTGAAGACAGAAAACAGCTTAAAAAAGTTCCAAGGCTTGGAGAAAAAGCTTTTCAACAGGCCGCTGCCTTTGTACGAATTGCCCATTCAAAAAATCCATTGGATAATTCCGCAGTACATCCTGAAGCATACGGAATTGTTGAAAAAATGGCTAAGGACCTGGGTATTAAAGCCAATGAACTGATCGCCAACAAAGAAAAAATTGCCTTGGTAAAACCGGAAAATTACATCACCGGAGACATTGGAATTTTAGGAATCCGGGATATCTTAAAAGAACTTGAGAAACCAGGCTTAGATCCACGAAAAGCTGCCAAGATATTTGAATTCGATCCTAATGTAAAAAGTATTAAAGATTTGAAAGCAGGGATGATTCTGCCAGGAATTGTCAATAATATTACTGCTTTTGGATGTTTTGTGGATCTTGGGATCAAAGAAAGCGGACTGGTTCATATTTCTCAGCTTAAAGATGGGTTCGTATCGGATGTAAATGAAGTCGTGAAATTGCATCAGCATGTGAGAGTGAAGGTAACGGAAGTGGATGAAGCGAGAAAAAGAGTACAGTTAAGTATGATTTTATAA
- the cas1 gene encoding type II CRISPR-associated endonuclease Cas1: MITRSIYIGNPAYLKLKDEQMYILEPSTKEMKGKVPVEDLGLLMLDHFQITISHQLIQKMMGNNVVVVSCDGHHLPHGIMLPLYGHTEHSDRIKDQLEASEPLKKQLWKQTVECKIENQKEVLKRLGNYYEPMIDYQNNVKSGDITNMEGIAAQHYWKYLISLDFLRQRFGDSPNQFFNFGYSVLRSIVARAIVETGLLPVLGIFHKNKYNPYCLADDLMEPYRPFIDLLVMQWLALNSGTEELTKEFKAFILQIATKDVKIDDKTRPLLVAVKTTVTSLYKCYTGEKRLISYPELI; encoded by the coding sequence ATGATCACTCGTTCCATCTACATCGGCAATCCTGCTTATCTTAAACTTAAAGATGAACAGATGTATATTTTAGAGCCTTCCACTAAAGAAATGAAGGGTAAAGTTCCGGTGGAAGATTTGGGACTATTGATGTTGGATCACTTCCAGATTACGATCTCACATCAACTAATTCAGAAAATGATGGGAAACAACGTGGTAGTAGTGAGTTGCGATGGGCATCATTTACCGCACGGAATTATGCTTCCGTTGTATGGTCACACTGAACATTCCGACCGGATCAAAGACCAATTAGAAGCCAGTGAACCGCTCAAAAAACAACTTTGGAAACAAACTGTCGAATGTAAGATTGAAAACCAGAAAGAGGTTTTAAAACGGTTAGGGAACTATTATGAACCGATGATTGATTACCAGAATAATGTGAAAAGCGGTGATATAACCAATATGGAAGGCATTGCAGCACAACATTACTGGAAATATCTCATTAGTCTGGATTTTCTGAGGCAGCGTTTTGGAGATTCACCCAATCAGTTTTTCAATTTTGGATATTCAGTTCTCAGAAGTATTGTAGCAAGAGCCATTGTAGAGACCGGATTGCTTCCAGTTCTTGGAATTTTCCATAAAAATAAATATAATCCTTACTGTCTGGCCGATGATCTGATGGAGCCTTATCGTCCTTTTATTGATTTATTAGTAATGCAATGGCTTGCACTTAATTCCGGAACAGAAGAATTAACCAAAGAATTTAAAGCTTTCATTTTACAGATTGCAACCAAAGATGTGAAAATAGATGATAAAACCAGGCCATTATTGGTCGCTGTAAAAACAACAGTCACATCACTGTATAAATGTTATACAGGAGAAAAACGTTTGATTTCTTATCCTGAATTGATATGA
- the cas2 gene encoding CRISPR-associated endonuclease Cas2: MNAERFNAYRIMWVLVLYDLPTETKANMKDANRFRKSLLDDGFTLFQFSMYVRHCPSRENAEVHIKRVKFMLPKAGKVAIMCITDKQFGDIEIFFARNKEEPPPTFQQLELF; this comes from the coding sequence ATGAATGCCGAAAGGTTTAATGCTTACCGAATTATGTGGGTTTTGGTATTATATGATTTGCCGACAGAGACTAAAGCCAATATGAAAGATGCCAACCGCTTTCGTAAATCTTTGCTTGATGATGGTTTTACATTATTTCAATTTTCAATGTATGTAAGGCATTGTCCAAGTCGTGAAAATGCTGAGGTTCATATTAAAAGAGTGAAATTTATGCTTCCAAAAGCTGGAAAAGTGGCTATTATGTGTATCACTGACAAGCAATTTGGAGATATTGAAATATTCTTTGCCAGAAATAAAGAAGAACCTCCTCCAACCTTTCAACAGCTTGAATTATTCTAA
- a CDS encoding O-methyltransferase, with product MNQQLFEKVDDYISNLVAPEDTVLQETIQSLDEASMPQISVTPVQGKFLQLMLLTCKAKRVLELGTLGGYSTIWMARALPADGKVITVEFDPHHAQIASKNIAKAGLSDRIDLRIGKAMDVLNELIATGEETFDFIFIDADKPPYTEYFELALQLSHPGTMIICDNVIREGQVLDENSNDEKVRGVQRFNQMLADNPKVTATIMQTVGAKEYDGMAIAIVN from the coding sequence ATGAATCAGCAATTATTTGAAAAAGTAGATGACTATATCAGTAATTTGGTAGCTCCTGAAGATACGGTACTTCAGGAAACCATTCAATCTTTAGATGAGGCTTCTATGCCTCAAATCAGTGTAACACCTGTACAAGGGAAGTTTCTGCAACTGATGCTCCTTACCTGTAAGGCTAAACGTGTATTAGAGCTGGGAACTTTAGGAGGTTACAGTACTATTTGGATGGCCAGAGCACTTCCTGCAGATGGTAAAGTGATTACTGTGGAATTTGATCCTCATCACGCTCAGATTGCCAGTAAGAACATTGCAAAAGCAGGACTTTCTGATCGGATTGATTTACGAATAGGTAAAGCAATGGATGTATTGAATGAACTTATTGCTACAGGGGAAGAAACGTTCGACTTCATTTTTATCGATGCAGATAAACCTCCTTATACAGAATATTTTGAACTGGCATTACAACTGTCTCATCCCGGAACAATGATCATTTGTGACAATGTGATTCGTGAAGGTCAGGTTTTAGATGAAAACAGCAATGATGAAAAAGTGAGAGGAGTACAGCGTTTTAATCAAATGCTGGCCGATAATCCAAAAGTTACCGCCACGATTATGCAAACCGTAGGTGCGAAAGAATATGATGGAATGGCAATAGCAATTGTCAATTAA
- a CDS encoding type 1 glutamine amidotransferase domain-containing protein, with the protein MSKKIAILATNGFEESELQSPKAYLEQQGWTAHVVSPEGPTIRSWAEKDWGKEYPVDKTLAEVNASEYDALVLPGGVINPDQLRTNGQALAFVRDFFIQNKPVAAICHGPQVLINAKVVNGRNMTSVKSISRDLINAGAHWEDREVVVDNGLVTSRTPKDLPAFNAKMVEEFKEGKHAGQGL; encoded by the coding sequence ATGTCAAAAAAAATTGCAATTCTGGCAACTAATGGCTTTGAAGAAAGTGAACTTCAATCGCCTAAAGCGTATTTGGAACAACAGGGATGGACTGCTCATGTGGTAAGTCCTGAAGGACCTACAATCCGGTCATGGGCTGAAAAAGATTGGGGAAAAGAATACCCTGTTGACAAAACTTTGGCTGAAGTGAATGCTTCTGAATATGATGCCTTAGTTTTGCCTGGCGGGGTGATCAATCCGGATCAGTTAAGAACAAATGGGCAGGCATTGGCATTTGTAAGAGATTTTTTTATACAAAATAAACCTGTGGCAGCCATTTGTCATGGTCCACAGGTTTTAATCAATGCAAAAGTTGTAAATGGAAGAAATATGACTTCTGTGAAATCAATCAGTAGGGATTTGATCAACGCCGGAGCCCATTGGGAAGATCGTGAAGTTGTAGTGGATAATGGTCTGGTGACCAGTAGAACTCCAAAAGACCTTCCTGCTTTTAATGCCAAGATGGTAGAGGAGTTTAAAGAAGGAAAACACGCGGGGCAAGGCTTATAG
- the cas9 gene encoding type II CRISPR RNA-guided endonuclease Cas9 (Cas9, originally named Csn1, is the large, multifunctional signature protein of type II CRISPR/Cas systems. It is well known even to general audiences because its RNA-guided endonuclease activity has made it a popular tool for custom editing of eukaryotic genomes.), with protein MMVKNILGLDLGTNSIGWALIRQNFENKYGEILGMGSRIIPMSQDVLGEFGKGNSVSQTAARTDYRGTRRLRERFLLRRERLHRVLNVLNFLPEHYALQIDFEKRFGKFREETEPKLAYNNDGFIFKNSFEEMLTDFKNHQHELLANNKKVPYDWTIYYLRKKALSQKIEKEELAWILLNFNQKRGYCQLRGEDIEEKDKAFVKLKVDKVVDSGENVKGKILYDVYFENGWKYEKPIVKTEDWIGRTKEFIVTESILKNGDTKRTFKAVDSEKDWMAIKAKTEQEIEKSHKTVGTYIYETLLQNPKQKIKGKLVRTIERKFYRDELKQILEKQKQFHQELQNDDLYNDCIRELYRNNEAHQLTLSKKEFVHFFMNDIIFYQRPLRSQKSSISNCSLEFRKYKDKNGVEHTQYLKAIPKSNPYYQEFRIWQWIFNLNIYKKDDDSNVTKDFLNTNEDFEKLFEFLNSKKEIEQKSLLKFLLEQKEFNGKLLNAEVEKFRWNYVEDKKYPCNETKTMISSKLGKVENIASNFLTRKMEQKIWHIIYSVNDKTEYEKALKSFAKKNNLDENSFFEAFKKFPPFKSEYGSFSEKAIKKLLPLMRLGKYWEDDEILKYSDVYFKNIECLLDVLKQKDENISDDNRQNWNKSINNNLRQELENFQNAEIESFQGLRLHIAQYILYGRHSEIKNNKKFDSADDLEEFLKEFKQHSLRNPIVEQVITETLRVVKDIWMKYGNGAKDFFNEIHIELGREMKQTKNERADATKRITENENTNLRIKALLAEMMNDNSVENVRPYSPMQQEILKIYEDGILKSDIEIDDDILKISKTAQPSSSDLKRYRLWLEQRYKSPYTGQIIPLNKLFTQEYEIEHIIPQSRYFDDSFNNKIICESAVNKLKDNYIGLGFIKQFGGTIVECGFGRSVKVFETGEYEDFVKKNYANNRGKRNKLLLEDIPEKMIERQLNDTRYISKYISGVLSNIVRVEDGTDEGVNSKNIIHGNGKITTQLKQDWGLNDIWNELILPRFERMNQLTNSTDFTSWNENHQKFLPTVPIEFSKGFSKKRIDHRHHALDALVIACATKDHVNLLNNQSAKSDTKRYDLKKKLMKFEKVMYKHPQTGERIERAVPKHFLKPWENFTVDAKDRLEKIIVSFKQNLRVINKATNYYEKYVEKDGVKTKERVEQTGTNWAIRKPMHKEFVYAKVNLPWVKVSDKEILTAIRKPLDVSFDEKKINNSITDTGIQKILLAHLEKYKGTLDDKGKEIAPEMLAFTPEAIEEMNKNIIELNEGVFHQPILKVRVFEKGTGRFSVGQSGNKKNKYVEAAKGTNLFFAIYEDKNGKRSYETIPLNEVIERQKQGLNSVPLENKKGHKLLFHLSPNDLVYVPEEAEFTGRVFNLNDLNKEQMKRIYKVEKTSGTECYFIRQDIAYLIKQYDAKTKIGELESQNKLQVTMSEDRIKIADVCLKIECDRLGDINILTKEKIKKMFDEYR; from the coding sequence ATGATGGTTAAAAATATACTTGGATTAGACTTGGGAACCAACTCCATTGGTTGGGCTTTAATAAGACAAAATTTCGAAAATAAGTATGGTGAAATTCTTGGAATGGGAAGTAGGATTATCCCGATGTCACAAGATGTTTTAGGAGAATTCGGAAAAGGGAATTCTGTTTCACAAACCGCTGCAAGAACTGATTACAGAGGTACGAGAAGATTACGTGAAAGATTTTTGCTAAGAAGAGAAAGGCTTCACAGAGTTCTAAACGTTTTGAATTTTCTTCCTGAGCACTATGCTTTACAAATTGACTTTGAGAAAAGATTCGGAAAATTCAGAGAGGAAACTGAACCGAAATTAGCTTATAATAATGATGGGTTTATTTTCAAGAATTCTTTTGAAGAAATGCTTACTGACTTTAAAAATCATCAACACGAACTTCTAGCGAATAACAAAAAAGTTCCTTATGATTGGACAATTTATTATCTCCGTAAAAAGGCTCTTTCTCAAAAAATTGAAAAAGAGGAACTGGCTTGGATTCTTTTGAATTTTAATCAAAAACGTGGATATTGTCAATTGCGAGGTGAAGATATTGAAGAAAAAGATAAAGCTTTTGTCAAGCTAAAAGTAGATAAAGTTGTTGATTCTGGAGAAAATGTTAAAGGAAAAATTCTTTATGATGTATATTTTGAAAATGGATGGAAATATGAAAAGCCGATTGTAAAAACTGAAGATTGGATAGGACGTACGAAAGAATTTATCGTCACAGAATCTATTTTAAAAAATGGCGATACAAAGAGAACCTTTAAAGCTGTAGATTCTGAAAAAGATTGGATGGCAATAAAAGCAAAGACTGAGCAGGAAATCGAAAAATCTCACAAAACTGTCGGGACCTATATTTATGAAACACTTCTTCAAAATCCTAAACAGAAGATCAAAGGAAAATTGGTTCGTACTATCGAAAGAAAGTTTTATCGAGATGAACTCAAACAGATTTTAGAAAAGCAGAAACAGTTTCACCAGGAATTACAAAATGATGATTTATACAACGATTGCATTCGGGAGTTGTATCGAAATAATGAAGCGCATCAATTGACATTGAGTAAAAAAGAATTTGTGCATTTTTTTATGAATGATATTATTTTTTACCAAAGACCCTTGAGAAGTCAAAAATCATCTATTTCCAATTGTTCTTTGGAATTCAGAAAATATAAAGATAAAAATGGAGTAGAACATACACAGTATTTAAAAGCGATTCCAAAATCAAACCCATATTATCAGGAATTCCGTATTTGGCAATGGATTTTTAATCTGAATATTTACAAAAAAGATGATGATTCTAACGTTACGAAAGACTTTTTAAATACAAATGAGGACTTTGAAAAGCTATTTGAATTCTTGAATAGTAAAAAAGAAATTGAACAGAAATCATTACTTAAATTCCTATTGGAACAAAAAGAATTTAATGGAAAATTATTAAATGCTGAAGTTGAAAAATTTCGTTGGAATTATGTGGAGGATAAAAAATATCCTTGTAACGAAACTAAAACAATGATTTCATCGAAACTGGGAAAAGTAGAAAATATAGCTAGCAACTTTCTTACGAGGAAAATGGAACAGAAAATCTGGCATATCATCTATTCTGTAAATGACAAAACAGAATATGAAAAAGCATTAAAATCTTTTGCGAAGAAAAATAATCTGGATGAAAATTCTTTTTTTGAAGCGTTCAAAAAATTTCCACCTTTTAAAAGTGAATACGGTTCTTTTTCTGAAAAAGCGATTAAGAAACTGTTGCCTTTGATGCGATTAGGGAAGTATTGGGAAGATGATGAAATTTTAAAATATAGTGATGTTTATTTTAAAAATATTGAATGTTTATTGGATGTTCTCAAACAAAAAGATGAAAATATTTCTGATGATAACCGTCAAAATTGGAATAAATCAATAAATAATAATTTGCGCCAGGAATTAGAAAATTTTCAAAATGCTGAAATAGAATCTTTTCAAGGATTAAGATTACATATTGCTCAATATATTCTTTATGGTAGACATTCGGAAATAAAAAATAATAAGAAGTTTGATTCTGCAGATGATTTGGAAGAATTCCTAAAAGAATTTAAACAACATTCGCTTCGAAATCCTATTGTAGAACAGGTAATTACAGAAACACTTCGTGTGGTAAAAGATATATGGATGAAATACGGAAACGGAGCTAAAGATTTCTTCAACGAAATTCATATTGAGTTAGGAAGAGAAATGAAGCAAACAAAAAATGAAAGAGCAGATGCCACAAAAAGAATAACAGAAAATGAAAATACAAATCTTCGTATCAAAGCTTTACTGGCAGAAATGATGAATGATAATTCTGTGGAAAATGTTCGTCCTTATTCTCCGATGCAGCAAGAAATTCTGAAGATTTATGAAGATGGAATTTTAAAATCTGACATAGAAATTGACGATGATATTCTAAAAATAAGTAAAACAGCCCAACCTTCTTCATCTGATTTAAAGAGATACAGACTTTGGTTGGAACAGAGGTATAAGTCGCCTTATACAGGACAGATTATTCCATTGAATAAATTATTTACACAGGAATATGAAATTGAACATATCATTCCTCAAAGTAGATATTTTGATGATAGTTTTAACAATAAGATTATTTGTGAATCGGCAGTTAATAAATTGAAAGATAATTATATTGGTTTAGGATTTATTAAGCAATTTGGAGGTACAATTGTTGAATGTGGCTTTGGAAGAAGTGTAAAAGTCTTCGAAACTGGAGAATATGAAGATTTTGTAAAAAAAAATTATGCTAATAATAGAGGAAAAAGAAACAAGCTCCTTTTAGAAGATATTCCTGAAAAAATGATTGAACGTCAATTAAATGATACTCGTTATATCAGCAAATATATCTCAGGGGTTCTTTCCAATATTGTGAGAGTGGAAGATGGTACAGATGAAGGGGTGAATTCTAAAAATATCATTCATGGAAACGGAAAAATTACCACACAGCTTAAACAGGATTGGGGTTTGAATGATATTTGGAATGAATTGATTCTACCCCGTTTTGAGCGAATGAACCAATTGACCAATTCAACAGATTTTACTTCCTGGAATGAAAATCATCAGAAATTTCTGCCAACGGTTCCGATAGAATTTTCAAAAGGATTCTCAAAGAAAAGAATTGACCATCGCCATCACGCTTTAGATGCTTTGGTTATTGCTTGTGCTACGAAAGATCATGTGAATTTACTCAACAATCAATCGGCTAAATCAGACACGAAACGATATGATTTGAAAAAGAAGCTGATGAAATTTGAAAAAGTAATGTACAAGCATCCCCAAACCGGTGAAAGAATAGAGCGGGCAGTGCCGAAACATTTTTTGAAACCTTGGGAAAACTTTACAGTTGATGCTAAAGATAGGCTGGAAAAAATCATTGTCAGCTTTAAACAAAATCTTCGTGTCATTAATAAAGCTACTAATTATTATGAAAAATATGTAGAGAAAGATGGTGTGAAGACAAAAGAAAGAGTAGAGCAGACCGGAACAAATTGGGCGATAAGAAAACCAATGCATAAAGAATTTGTTTATGCAAAAGTGAATTTACCTTGGGTAAAAGTTAGTGATAAAGAGATATTAACTGCAATTAGAAAACCGTTGGATGTTAGTTTCGATGAGAAAAAAATAAACAATTCAATAACGGATACAGGTATACAAAAAATACTTTTAGCACATTTAGAAAAATATAAAGGAACTTTAGATGATAAGGGAAAAGAAATCGCTCCGGAAATGCTTGCGTTTACACCAGAAGCCATAGAAGAGATGAATAAAAACATTATTGAATTAAATGAAGGAGTATTTCATCAGCCAATTTTAAAAGTAAGGGTATTTGAAAAAGGAACGGGAAGATTTTCGGTTGGACAATCGGGTAATAAGAAAAATAAATATGTAGAAGCAGCTAAAGGAACTAACTTATTTTTTGCAATTTATGAAGATAAAAATGGAAAAAGAAGTTACGAAACAATTCCTTTGAATGAGGTTATTGAAAGACAAAAACAAGGATTGAATTCAGTTCCATTAGAAAATAAAAAGGGACATAAGCTATTATTTCACTTATCTCCCAATGATTTAGTTTATGTTCCTGAAGAAGCCGAATTTACAGGAAGAGTTTTTAATTTGAATGATTTAAATAAAGAACAAATGAAACGAATTTACAAAGTTGAAAAAACTTCAGGTACGGAATGTTATTTCATCCGTCAAGATATTGCTTATCTAATAAAACAATACGATGCAAAAACTAAAATCGGAGAATTGGAAAGCCAAAATAAACTTCAAGTCACAATGTCAGAGGATAGAATCAAAATTGCAGATGTTTGCCTTAAAATCGAGTGTGATAGATTAGGTGATATAAATATTCTAACAAAAGAAAAGATTAAAAAAATGTTTGATGAATATAGATAA
- a CDS encoding YceI family protein, producing MKKISVIALVAVGLMAASCTNKEKTDTSVATEQAVAESKGEVLAVDAATSVVNWKAFHKGGFAPRWGTLNVKSGDLSIEGGQVVAGNFTIDMTSIKVDPASVTEKDKKPADLEAHLKNPDFFDVEKNPTSDFKITSVADLKEAPKDAVAGANKTVSGNLTLMGKTMNVTFPAKVDVVDNTAAIQAKFTVNRTDWGIKFGTSEADPAEWMISKDIEIAIDVKAKK from the coding sequence ATGAAAAAAATTAGCGTAATTGCATTAGTAGCAGTAGGATTGATGGCTGCATCATGTACTAATAAAGAAAAAACAGATACATCAGTAGCTACCGAGCAGGCTGTTGCTGAAAGTAAAGGTGAAGTATTAGCAGTGGACGCTGCCACTTCTGTAGTAAACTGGAAAGCTTTTCACAAAGGAGGTTTTGCTCCTCGTTGGGGAACTCTTAACGTAAAATCAGGAGATTTAAGCATTGAAGGTGGACAAGTGGTTGCTGGGAACTTTACTATTGATATGACTTCTATTAAAGTTGATCCTGCTTCAGTTACTGAAAAAGATAAAAAACCTGCAGACCTTGAAGCTCACCTTAAAAATCCTGACTTCTTTGATGTAGAGAAAAACCCAACTTCAGACTTTAAAATTACAAGTGTAGCAGATCTGAAAGAAGCACCAAAAGATGCTGTAGCAGGAGCTAACAAAACAGTAAGCGGAAACCTTACATTAATGGGGAAAACAATGAACGTTACTTTCCCTGCTAAAGTAGATGTAGTAGATAATACAGCTGCTATTCAGGCTAAATTTACAGTAAACAGAACAGACTGGGGAATCAAATTCGGTACTTCAGAAGCAGATCCAGCTGAATGGATGATTAGCAAAGACATCGAAATTGCTATTGATGTAAAAGCAAAAAAATAA
- a CDS encoding PIN domain-containing protein, which yields MNIDNISIDTNVLLYAFDNKDIKKQDRAVEILLKRPFVTQLVLFEFIKILERKWKKDKKEITKLTIKILNELVFPLSQHSDIYNYAHFLTLKYNYGLSDIFIISDSILNDCTILLSEDMCNGMIVDKKLKIINPFL from the coding sequence ATGAATATAGATAACATTTCAATTGATACAAATGTTCTTTTATATGCTTTTGATAATAAAGATATTAAAAAGCAAGATAGGGCAGTAGAGATATTACTTAAGAGACCATTTGTTACCCAATTAGTTCTTTTTGAATTTATAAAAATTCTTGAAAGGAAATGGAAAAAAGATAAGAAAGAAATTACAAAACTTACTATTAAAATACTTAATGAATTGGTATTTCCACTATCACAACATAGCGATATATATAATTATGCGCATTTTTTGACCCTAAAATATAATTATGGATTGAGTGATATTTTTATAATTTCAGATTCAATACTTAATGATTGTACTATTTTACTGTCAGAAGATATGTGTAATGGAATGATTGTCGATAAAAAATTAAAAATCATAAATCCTTTTTTATGA
- a CDS encoding DUF1294 domain-containing protein, translated as MIPFLLIANLITFGVFGFDKWQAKKHQWRISENALLGLSLIGIIGAASGMIIFHHKVSKKSFLVKFFIVVLIDVVLLYRLIRH; from the coding sequence ATGATTCCTTTTCTGTTGATCGCTAACCTTATTACATTCGGGGTCTTTGGGTTTGATAAATGGCAAGCCAAAAAACACCAATGGAGAATTTCTGAGAATGCTCTTTTAGGGCTTTCATTAATTGGAATTATTGGTGCAGCTTCCGGAATGATCATTTTTCATCATAAAGTTTCCAAAAAATCTTTTCTTGTGAAATTTTTCATTGTCGTTTTAATTGATGTTGTGTTGCTATATCGATTGATAAGACATTGA